A single Dermacentor albipictus isolate Rhodes 1998 colony chromosome 3, USDA_Dalb.pri_finalv2, whole genome shotgun sequence DNA region contains:
- the LOC139057130 gene encoding uncharacterized protein, producing MTAYERMHGTAKRSGKEPLQSWNVPQRSAYNERMHGSPECSAREPLQQSFPRRPECDDNAQSDLPGLWPCVNRTPTPSSGHYDCRSQPFEHEHLGLERRHKTSTHARSPLTAASQPRNDFSRSGSYGLSRASFPTADVLSTPTSRPTSRSVSTVNGPSGGWPLPCISNWLYAYLRNLTYACGFLDVITLHNSLLPSTAYSSLYISPFIWSTITYMRQPFQFHFPLF from the exons atgactgcatatg AAAGAATGCATGGTACTGCAAAGCGGTCTGGAAAGGAGCCACTGCAGTCGTGGAACGTTCCACAGCGCTCTGCATATAATG AAAGAATGCATGGTAGTCCTGAGTGTTCTGCAAGGGAGCCACTGCAGCAGAGCTTTCCACGGCGTCCTGAATGTGATG ACAACGCTCAGAGTGACTTGCCAGGCTTGTGGCCGTGTGTTAATCGAACGCCGACACCAAGCTCAG GCCATTACGACTGTAGGAGCCAGCCATTTGAGCATGAACATTTAG GGTTGGAGAGACGCCACAAAACTAGCACCCATGCCCGCTCGCCTCTCACAGCTGCCTCTCAGCCAAGAAATGACTTCTCACGATCAG GATCATATGGGCTGAGCAGGGCTTCATTTCCCACTGCTGATGTACTGTCTA CACCTACCTCAAGGCCCACAAGCAGGTCGGTTTCAACCGTAAATGGGCCATCTG GTGGATGGCCTCTACCTTGCATCTCAAATTGGCTGTATGCTTATCTGCGAAACCTAACCTATGCCTGCGGATTTCTCGACGTCATCACTCTGCATAATTCTCTGCTGCCCTCAACTGCCTACTCTTCCCTTTATATATCACCATTCATCTGGTCTACCATTACATACATGAGACAACCTTTCCAGTTTCACTTCCCTTTATTCTAA